The following are encoded in a window of Halosolutus halophilus genomic DNA:
- a CDS encoding NADH-quinone oxidoreductase subunit N, with protein MAVLELPEWAALAPALILFGTAMALFIIDSISPRSTNRELLAGTATVGSLASLAVAVWFIAAGVGAPGFEGRGVIELFDGQLVVDQMALYFTMIVAIVTALVSVASYDYLQDHTYQAEYYSLIMLAATGMATMATANSLVTIFIALELSSLPSYALVAILKDNRGSVEAGLKYFLIGALSSAIFVYGISLVYGATGSLQLDAIAAVLQAGDADAFGGLLGLGILMLIGGFAFKTASVPFHFWAPEAYEGAPAPISAFLSSASKAAGFVIAFRVFTTAFPLEATTEVIGIEWTWAFVILAIATMTVGNFAAATQDKVKRMLAYSSIGHAGYVLIGLAGLTTDGGEVVMGAAMMHLLVYGFMNTGAFLFVALAEHWGVGRTFEDYNGLANRAPVACFALGIFMFSLAGIPPLGGFWSKYFLFTGALQVGSTAMLVVAAALVVNSALSLYYYSRLVKAVWIEEPIVERDALAQPTALYAAIVVAAVMTVVLLPAFGPVADTASEAAATVLS; from the coding sequence ATGGCGGTCCTCGAACTCCCCGAGTGGGCCGCGCTCGCACCGGCACTCATCCTGTTCGGGACCGCGATGGCGCTGTTCATCATCGACAGCATCTCGCCCCGATCGACGAACCGGGAACTGCTCGCTGGTACCGCAACCGTCGGCTCGCTGGCGTCGCTTGCCGTGGCCGTCTGGTTCATCGCGGCGGGCGTGGGAGCGCCCGGCTTCGAGGGCCGTGGCGTCATCGAACTGTTCGACGGCCAGCTGGTCGTCGATCAGATGGCGCTGTACTTCACGATGATCGTCGCCATCGTGACGGCGCTGGTCTCGGTCGCGAGCTACGACTACCTGCAGGATCACACCTACCAGGCCGAGTACTACTCGCTGATCATGCTCGCGGCGACCGGGATGGCGACGATGGCGACTGCAAACAGCCTCGTGACGATCTTCATCGCGCTCGAACTGTCGAGTCTGCCGTCGTACGCCCTCGTCGCGATTCTGAAGGACAACCGCGGGAGCGTCGAAGCCGGTCTGAAGTACTTCCTGATCGGCGCGCTCTCGTCGGCGATCTTCGTCTACGGGATCTCGCTGGTCTACGGCGCGACCGGGAGCCTGCAACTCGACGCGATCGCGGCGGTGTTGCAAGCGGGTGACGCCGACGCCTTCGGCGGCCTGCTCGGGCTCGGCATCCTGATGCTCATCGGCGGCTTCGCGTTCAAGACCGCGAGCGTCCCCTTCCACTTCTGGGCACCCGAGGCCTACGAGGGTGCGCCCGCCCCGATCTCCGCCTTCCTCTCCTCGGCCTCGAAGGCCGCCGGCTTCGTGATCGCGTTCCGCGTGTTCACGACGGCGTTCCCGCTCGAGGCGACGACCGAGGTGATCGGGATCGAGTGGACCTGGGCCTTCGTCATCCTCGCGATCGCTACGATGACGGTCGGGAACTTCGCGGCGGCGACCCAGGACAAGGTCAAGCGGATGCTCGCGTACTCCTCGATCGGCCACGCCGGCTACGTGCTGATCGGACTGGCCGGGCTCACGACCGACGGCGGCGAGGTCGTGATGGGCGCGGCGATGATGCACCTGCTCGTCTACGGCTTCATGAACACGGGTGCGTTCCTGTTCGTCGCGCTGGCCGAACACTGGGGCGTCGGTCGCACCTTCGAGGACTACAACGGCCTGGCGAACCGGGCACCGGTCGCCTGCTTCGCCCTCGGTATCTTCATGTTCAGCCTCGCCGGCATCCCGCCGCTGGGGGGCTTCTGGAGCAAGTACTTCCTGTTCACGGGGGCGCTCCAGGTCGGCAGCACCGCCATGCTCGTTGTCGCCGCCGCGCTGGTGGTCAATAGCGCGCTCTCGCTGTACTACTACTCGCGGTTGGTGAAGGCCGTCTGGATCGAGGAACCGATCGTCGAGCGCGACGCGCTCGCCCAGCCGACGGCCCTCTACGCGGCGATCGTCGTCGCCGCGGTGATGACCGTCGTCTTGCTCCCGGCGTTCGGACCGGTCGCCGACACGGCGTCCGAGGCGGCGGCCACCGTCCTGAGCTGA
- a CDS encoding DHH family phosphoesterase — MVFRLVLGCGTVGRRVVERLPDDGDRLLVITEDQSTVESLRDESVPARRGDPTDRSVVASLDPPDVIFVAADRTDVNRTALEHARAQFPASSIVAYVGGNPTEADRAACRDLADHVVDAEGAMVDRILEETTSTSAGAAIELRRQLQTIDGRLAVVMHDNPDPDAIASAVALVDIATSVGVEADACYYGEISHQENRAMVNLLGLNLRNLDPDHPLEEYAAFALIDHSRPGINDQLPDDSHVDIVIDHHPPRGPVPAEFVDLREYVGATSTVLTEYLDRFGVTFDESTATALLYGIRVDTNDFTREVSAADFNAASMLWPHVDTTVLRQIEQPTVEGETLETIARAIKNREQRDSIAVASVGRIGNRDALPQAADQVLAMEGVDTTLVFGFMDEMAYLSARSRAADVDLGETLRDAFDQIGSAGGHADMAGAQLEIGILASADGEQEVDSIVSVVEEVITNRFFEAIRTRPGIPVGTYTRTSEWLFTMDDDQEPS; from the coding sequence ATGGTTTTCCGGCTGGTGCTCGGGTGTGGGACCGTCGGTCGCCGAGTCGTCGAGCGACTCCCCGACGACGGGGATCGCCTCCTCGTGATCACCGAGGATCAGAGTACGGTCGAGAGCTTGCGCGACGAGAGCGTCCCGGCGCGCCGCGGCGATCCCACCGATCGATCGGTCGTCGCTTCGCTCGACCCGCCGGACGTGATCTTCGTGGCCGCCGATCGGACCGACGTCAACCGAACCGCACTCGAGCACGCCCGGGCGCAGTTTCCGGCGTCCTCGATCGTCGCGTACGTGGGCGGGAACCCGACCGAAGCGGACCGCGCGGCGTGTCGCGACCTCGCGGACCACGTCGTCGACGCCGAAGGGGCGATGGTCGACCGGATTCTCGAGGAAACCACGAGTACCTCCGCGGGGGCCGCCATCGAACTCAGACGGCAACTGCAGACGATCGACGGTCGGCTGGCGGTGGTCATGCACGACAACCCGGACCCGGACGCGATCGCGAGCGCGGTCGCGCTGGTCGACATCGCGACGTCGGTCGGCGTCGAGGCCGACGCGTGTTACTACGGGGAGATCTCCCACCAGGAGAACCGTGCGATGGTCAACCTGCTCGGCCTCAACCTGCGCAATCTCGACCCGGACCACCCGCTGGAGGAGTACGCGGCGTTCGCCCTGATCGACCACTCCAGACCCGGGATCAACGATCAGTTACCGGACGACAGCCACGTGGACATCGTCATCGACCACCACCCGCCCCGCGGACCGGTCCCCGCCGAATTCGTCGATCTGCGCGAGTACGTCGGCGCGACGAGTACCGTCTTGACCGAGTACCTGGACCGCTTCGGCGTCACGTTCGACGAGTCGACGGCGACGGCACTGCTGTACGGTATTCGAGTCGACACGAACGACTTCACTCGTGAGGTGTCCGCCGCGGACTTCAACGCGGCATCGATGCTCTGGCCTCACGTCGACACGACGGTCCTGCGCCAGATCGAACAGCCGACCGTCGAGGGCGAGACCCTGGAGACGATCGCCAGGGCGATCAAGAACCGGGAGCAGAGGGATTCGATCGCGGTCGCGAGCGTGGGCCGGATCGGGAACCGCGACGCCCTGCCGCAGGCGGCCGACCAGGTGCTCGCGATGGAGGGCGTCGACACGACGCTCGTCTTCGGCTTCATGGACGAGATGGCGTACCTGTCGGCCCGGTCGCGGGCCGCCGACGTCGACCTCGGGGAGACCCTCCGGGACGCGTTCGACCAGATCGGGAGCGCGGGCGGTCACGCCGACATGGCCGGCGCACAGCTGGAAATCGGGATCCTCGCCAGCGCCGACGGCGAACAGGAGGTCGACTCGATCGTCAGCGTCGTCGAGGAGGTGATCACCAACCGGTTCTTCGAGGCGATCCGGACCCGCCCCGGAATCCCGGTCGGAACCTACACCCGGACGAGCGAGTGGCTGTTCACGATGGACGACGACCAGGAACCGTCCTGA
- a CDS encoding CBS domain-containing protein, whose product MEVASDRSKPQVEEYMTREVATVSPDATVGAVASRIAGSDEHSGFPVCERRRVEGFVSARDLLLADDDDPIFKVMTTDLLVAHPDMKVTDAARVILRSGIQKLPVVDDAGNLVGIISNADVIRSQIERATPEKVGKLMRTLEKIHDVTLRQERRTVPLHELTPTQGRVYADELEGRRYELEHGLAEPLVVIDNDGTLLLADGHHRVLAADRLEIDEMDAYVIVVDHEVDLGMAKTAEKEDLERIDDIEVVDYARHPLVQTTKRLQSGE is encoded by the coding sequence ATGGAGGTTGCGTCGGACAGGAGCAAACCCCAGGTCGAGGAGTACATGACTCGCGAGGTGGCGACGGTCTCGCCCGACGCGACCGTCGGCGCGGTCGCGTCGCGGATCGCCGGGAGCGACGAGCATAGCGGCTTTCCGGTCTGTGAGCGGCGTCGCGTCGAGGGGTTCGTCAGCGCCCGGGACCTGCTGCTGGCCGACGACGACGACCCGATCTTCAAGGTGATGACGACCGATCTGCTCGTCGCTCACCCCGACATGAAGGTGACCGACGCGGCCCGCGTCATCCTCCGCTCGGGGATCCAGAAACTCCCGGTCGTCGACGACGCGGGGAACCTCGTCGGCATCATCTCGAACGCGGACGTGATCCGGAGCCAGATCGAGCGGGCGACCCCCGAGAAGGTCGGGAAACTGATGCGAACGCTCGAGAAGATCCACGACGTGACGCTTCGCCAGGAACGCCGAACCGTTCCGCTCCACGAACTCACGCCTACGCAGGGTCGGGTCTACGCGGACGAACTCGAGGGCAGACGGTACGAGTTAGAGCACGGCCTCGCCGAACCCCTCGTCGTGATCGACAACGACGGGACCCTCCTGCTCGCCGACGGTCACCACCGCGTGCTCGCCGCGGATCGACTGGAGATCGACGAGATGGACGCCTACGTCATCGTCGTCGACCACGAGGTCGACCTCGGGATGGCCAAGACGGCCGAGAAGGAGGACCTCGAACGAATCGACGACATCGAGGTCGTTGACTACGCCCGCCACCCGCTGGTCCAGACGACGAAACGGCTCCAGTCCGGCGAGTAG
- a CDS encoding NAD(P)-binding oxidoreductase — MTDAGATADRVLIAGATGDTGTELLSVLHPTDLTVRATTRSYANVDTLERLGADEVVVADFFDAADAVTAAEDCDVVYCTLGTPPSYRHTIGGKLVDRTGVSNLLTASVSGDVSHFVHMSAIGVGNSKAGLPLPARLLIRGSLRAKQDAETTIRRSGLDYTIVRPGKLTNAPPSGDLLIGEGGDSVTGSISRTDIARILAAAPFTSDARNRTFEIVSRDGLEGTPTNLVDVDWAFDRVQADRDRMRL; from the coding sequence ATGACTGACGCTGGAGCGACTGCCGATCGCGTCCTGATCGCCGGTGCGACCGGTGACACTGGTACCGAACTGCTGTCCGTCCTTCACCCTACCGACCTCACCGTCCGCGCGACGACCCGATCGTACGCGAACGTCGACACCCTCGAGCGCCTCGGCGCGGACGAGGTCGTCGTGGCGGACTTCTTCGACGCCGCGGACGCCGTCACCGCCGCCGAGGACTGTGACGTCGTCTACTGTACGCTCGGAACGCCGCCGAGTTACCGTCACACGATCGGGGGAAAACTCGTCGATCGAACCGGCGTCAGCAATCTCCTGACCGCGTCGGTGAGCGGGGACGTCTCACATTTCGTCCACATGAGCGCGATCGGCGTCGGCAACTCGAAGGCGGGGCTACCGCTGCCCGCTCGATTGCTCATCCGGGGATCGCTACGGGCGAAACAGGACGCCGAAACCACGATCCGCCGCTCGGGTCTCGACTACACGATCGTTCGCCCCGGAAAATTGACGAACGCACCGCCGAGCGGCGACCTGCTGATCGGCGAGGGCGGCGACTCGGTGACGGGATCGATATCACGAACCGACATCGCACGGATCCTGGCCGCCGCGCCGTTCACCTCGGACGCACGGAATCGAACGTTCGAGATCGTCAGCCGGGACGGCCTCGAGGGGACGCCGACGAACCTCGTCGACGTCGACTGGGCGTTCGATCGCGTGCAGGCCGATCGCGATCGGATGCGCCTCTGA
- a CDS encoding methylmalonyl-CoA mutase family protein gives MYDEEDLESIRQATEEWEEETLDPVLERHGERQDRFATVSNLEVDRLYTPDDVADLDYLEDLGFPGEEPYTRGPYPTMYRGRTWTMRQFAGFGTAEETNERFHYLIDEGQTGLSVAFDMPTLMGLDSDDPMSQGEVGKEGVAVDTLRDMEILFDGIDLEEISTSFTINPSAPVIYAMYVALADRQDVPREKVRGTLQNDMFKEFIAQKEWVIPPEPSLDLVTDVVEFSTEETPKFHPISVSGYHIREAGSTAVQELAFTLADGFGYVEDAIDRGLDVDEFAPRLSFFFNCHNSFFEEIAKYRAARRIYAQVMDDWYDAEKDESKRLKFHTQTAGQSLTAQQPLNNVVRVTIQALAGVLGGTQSLHTNSFDEALALPSEKAVRVALRTQQIIADESGVADIVDPMGGSFAVEALTDETEQRAMRYIEEIRDMGDGSVRDGILQGIQDGYFLREIQEASYEYQERVEREEEVVVGVNKYTLEEDTSPEILQIDETTEERQLARLEDVKADRDDDAVEAALDELRDVIERGENTMPAIVDAVKAYATMGEIMQVFEEEHGAYSEEIGLA, from the coding sequence ATGTACGACGAGGAGGACCTCGAGTCGATTCGACAGGCCACCGAAGAGTGGGAAGAAGAGACGCTCGATCCGGTGCTCGAACGCCACGGGGAGCGCCAGGATCGGTTCGCGACCGTTTCGAACCTCGAGGTAGACCGCCTCTACACGCCCGACGACGTCGCCGACCTCGACTACCTCGAGGATCTCGGCTTTCCGGGGGAGGAGCCCTACACCCGGGGACCGTACCCGACGATGTACCGCGGGCGGACGTGGACGATGCGCCAGTTCGCCGGCTTCGGGACCGCAGAGGAGACCAACGAGCGATTCCACTACCTGATCGACGAGGGACAGACCGGGCTCTCCGTCGCCTTCGACATGCCGACGCTGATGGGACTGGACTCCGACGACCCGATGAGCCAGGGCGAGGTCGGCAAGGAGGGCGTCGCGGTCGATACGCTTCGAGACATGGAGATCCTCTTCGACGGGATCGATCTCGAGGAGATCTCGACGAGTTTCACGATCAACCCGTCCGCGCCGGTGATCTACGCGATGTACGTCGCGCTGGCGGACCGGCAGGACGTCCCGCGCGAAAAGGTGCGGGGGACCCTCCAGAACGACATGTTCAAGGAGTTCATCGCCCAGAAGGAGTGGGTGATCCCGCCGGAGCCCTCGCTCGACCTCGTCACGGACGTCGTCGAGTTCAGCACCGAGGAGACGCCGAAGTTCCACCCCATCTCCGTCTCGGGCTATCACATCCGCGAGGCGGGGTCGACGGCCGTCCAGGAACTCGCGTTCACGCTCGCCGACGGCTTCGGCTACGTGGAGGACGCGATCGATCGCGGCCTCGACGTCGACGAGTTCGCGCCGCGACTCTCCTTCTTCTTCAACTGCCACAACTCCTTCTTCGAGGAAATCGCCAAGTACCGGGCGGCCCGGCGGATCTACGCCCAGGTGATGGACGACTGGTACGACGCCGAGAAGGACGAGTCGAAACGCCTCAAGTTCCACACGCAGACGGCGGGCCAGTCGCTGACCGCCCAGCAGCCGCTGAACAACGTCGTCCGGGTGACGATCCAGGCGCTGGCCGGCGTCCTCGGCGGGACCCAGTCGCTGCACACCAACAGCTTCGACGAGGCCCTCGCACTGCCCTCCGAGAAGGCGGTCCGGGTCGCGCTGCGAACCCAGCAGATCATCGCCGACGAGTCCGGAGTCGCGGACATCGTCGACCCCATGGGCGGGAGTTTCGCCGTCGAAGCGCTCACCGACGAGACCGAGCAGCGGGCGATGCGTTACATCGAGGAGATTCGCGACATGGGCGACGGCTCCGTCCGTGACGGCATCCTGCAGGGGATCCAGGACGGCTACTTCCTCCGGGAGATCCAGGAGGCCTCCTACGAGTACCAGGAACGCGTCGAACGCGAGGAGGAGGTCGTCGTCGGGGTCAACAAGTACACCCTCGAGGAAGACACCAGCCCCGAGATCCTCCAGATCGACGAGACCACGGAGGAACGCCAACTCGCCCGTCTCGAGGACGTCAAGGCCGATCGAGACGACGACGCGGTCGAGGCGGCCCTCGACGAGCTCCGAGACGTGATCGAGCGCGGGGAGAACACGATGCCCGCGATCGTCGACGCCGTGAAGGCGTACGCGACGATGGGCGAGATCATGCAGGTGTTCGAAGAAGAACACGGGGCCTACAGCGAGGAGATCGGGCTGGCCTGA
- a CDS encoding DUF7520 family protein codes for MTADRVPDSDRSRTAGGAERQTPTGRRVVVGLGLALVTVTAAFGAVLGYALPARSGVETLAVAGVSVVISPVTMALYGAVTVGTFLVTVLLVLHTVSRFDENAV; via the coding sequence ATGACTGCCGATCGCGTCCCCGATTCCGATCGGTCCCGGACCGCGGGCGGAGCCGAGCGGCAGACACCGACGGGCCGCCGCGTGGTCGTCGGACTCGGCCTCGCGCTCGTCACCGTGACCGCCGCGTTTGGGGCGGTGCTCGGCTACGCGCTTCCCGCCCGGTCCGGCGTCGAGACCCTCGCCGTGGCCGGCGTCTCGGTCGTGATCTCGCCGGTGACGATGGCGCTCTACGGGGCCGTCACGGTGGGAACGTTCCTGGTGACGGTACTGCTGGTCCTGCATACCGTTTCGCGATTCGACGAGAACGCGGTGTGA
- a CDS encoding DUF6684 family protein, with the protein MSRRAFDAEIALDLVVNAIPLAIILFFVATFAVFNPWGIDPLQSGLQFAILLSIATALAVATYLAARVIETDPRTRHESPEMIDGGDASEPTDSE; encoded by the coding sequence ATGAGTCGACGAGCCTTCGACGCCGAAATCGCGCTCGACCTCGTAGTCAATGCCATCCCGCTGGCGATCATCCTGTTCTTCGTCGCCACGTTCGCGGTCTTCAACCCGTGGGGGATCGACCCGCTCCAGTCGGGACTCCAGTTCGCGATCCTCCTGTCGATCGCCACCGCGCTCGCGGTCGCGACCTACCTGGCGGCCCGCGTGATCGAGACGGATCCGCGGACGCGACACGAGTCGCCGGAGATGATCGACGGTGGCGACGCTTCCGAGCCGACCGATTCGGAGTGA
- a CDS encoding DUF7541 family protein, translated as MADHTTRSDGRTAASPWPFLLAVGLVLSEIGVLVGFFPLAVGGLLLFVASVAGFVAESNHVTSPWPIVAGLGAVFVAGGALLYAVGTGLVTIGGSEALVGLTSRGVAIAVAGGLAVLGAGIGRYRDR; from the coding sequence ATGGCCGATCACACCACCCGGTCCGACGGTCGGACGGCCGCGAGTCCGTGGCCGTTCCTGCTCGCCGTCGGACTCGTCCTGTCCGAGATCGGCGTCCTCGTCGGCTTCTTCCCCCTCGCGGTCGGCGGCCTCCTGCTGTTCGTGGCCAGCGTCGCCGGCTTCGTCGCCGAGTCGAACCACGTGACGAGTCCGTGGCCGATCGTCGCCGGCCTCGGGGCCGTCTTCGTCGCTGGCGGCGCGCTCCTGTACGCCGTCGGGACCGGACTAGTGACGATCGGCGGCAGCGAGGCCCTCGTCGGACTCACGAGTCGCGGCGTCGCAATCGCCGTGGCCGGCGGCCTCGCCGTACTGGGGGCCGGGATCGGCCGCTATCGGGACAGATGA
- a CDS encoding polyprenyl synthetase family protein encodes MRKTLAEWRPAIDEAIADLVPREIDTDYLESFFGEPTYEYDPDGIQRALSDPLWELLDRGGKRWRAVLFLVFIDAFGEDPADYLPYACIPEILHNGTIIVDDVEDEAAMRRGEPALHHIFGHDVALNAGNAMYFLPLKILTRNPADLPADRRLAAYEMLMDELNRTHLGQGLDICWHNDYEVRITSEEYLEMSACKTGCLGRIVARLAAIITDQPAAVEEAVARYAELTAVAFQIGDDILDVENSLGRAGEFGKEFGNDIREGKKTLLVIHAIQESDSDRADRLQEILQADTNTDEEVLEALSIIEDAGSLAYARERALGLAAEARAEIDGLDFDPEIVDELHEFTEFVIDRDV; translated from the coding sequence ATGCGGAAGACGCTTGCTGAGTGGCGGCCAGCCATCGACGAGGCGATCGCCGACCTCGTTCCACGTGAAATCGACACCGACTATCTCGAGTCGTTTTTCGGCGAACCGACCTACGAGTACGATCCCGACGGGATCCAGCGGGCCCTGTCGGATCCGCTCTGGGAACTGCTCGATCGGGGCGGGAAACGGTGGCGCGCGGTGCTCTTTCTCGTCTTCATCGACGCGTTCGGCGAGGATCCGGCCGACTACCTGCCGTACGCGTGTATCCCCGAGATCCTCCACAACGGAACGATCATCGTCGACGACGTCGAGGACGAGGCCGCGATGCGCCGCGGGGAACCGGCACTCCACCACATCTTCGGCCACGACGTCGCGCTCAACGCCGGGAACGCGATGTACTTCCTGCCGCTGAAGATCCTGACCCGGAATCCGGCCGACCTGCCCGCCGATCGACGGCTGGCCGCCTACGAGATGCTGATGGACGAACTCAACAGGACGCATCTCGGCCAGGGATTGGACATCTGCTGGCACAACGACTACGAGGTCCGTATCACCTCCGAGGAGTACCTCGAGATGTCTGCCTGCAAAACCGGCTGTCTGGGCCGCATCGTGGCCCGACTGGCCGCGATCATCACGGATCAACCGGCCGCGGTCGAGGAGGCCGTCGCGCGATACGCGGAGTTGACCGCAGTCGCGTTCCAGATCGGCGACGACATCCTCGACGTCGAGAACTCGCTGGGCCGGGCCGGCGAGTTCGGCAAGGAGTTCGGCAACGACATTCGAGAGGGGAAAAAGACCCTGCTCGTCATCCACGCGATCCAGGAGAGCGATTCCGACCGGGCCGATCGCCTCCAGGAAATTCTTCAGGCCGACACCAACACCGACGAGGAGGTCCTCGAAGCGCTCTCGATCATCGAGGACGCCGGCAGCCTCGCGTACGCCCGTGAGCGTGCGCTCGGACTGGCCGCCGAGGCGCGCGCCGAAATCGACGGCCTCGACTTCGATCCCGAGATCGTCGACGAACTCCACGAGTTCACCGAGTTCGTCATCGATCGCGACGTCTAA
- a CDS encoding MTH865 family protein codes for MADEAELREQLVEAFEGADYPVTSQMDLVPALPNGPATSFESGDVSFTAMELGTRASGQQEFPYEDVDSLVDDVVEGLKSEGEL; via the coding sequence ATGGCGGACGAAGCCGAACTCCGCGAGCAACTCGTCGAAGCGTTCGAAGGTGCGGACTATCCCGTCACCAGTCAGATGGACCTCGTGCCGGCGCTGCCGAACGGCCCGGCGACCTCCTTCGAGTCCGGCGACGTTAGCTTCACCGCGATGGAACTGGGCACCAGGGCCTCCGGCCAGCAGGAGTTCCCGTACGAAGACGTCGACTCGCTCGTCGACGACGTCGTCGAGGGGCTGAAATCCGAGGGCGAACTGTAG
- a CDS encoding M28 family metallopeptidase: protein MTTWIGDVFTSDVGWTHLERLVDIGDRMAGSDGEREAAELTRDALADAGARNARLDSFDIQGWTRGDSSIAASDEDLDCISLPRSPAERVEAPLVDLGYGLPEDFESAAVEGTVVMVRSDIPDYYDRYVHRREKYYHAVDNGAAAFVYRNHVEGCLPPTGSVGTADDPIGAIPAVGVSSEVGARLARRHEGDDVTVSVEADVHPAESQNVHAELGPDTEERVLVTSHVDAHDIAEGALDNGAGTAAIVEIATALANREADLDTRVEFVAYGAEEVGLVGSTHHAEEADHETITAIVNNDGVVRGRTLEVTTHGFDGLETAVETIADRYDHPIETVPRLGPHSDHWPFVQWGVPGYHVMSTSDEVGRGWGHTFADTLDKLERRDLREQAILLTDLVVELAGSDVTIDHRDPESIAADLEAQDLAEGMRITGDWPYDE from the coding sequence ATGACGACCTGGATCGGTGACGTCTTCACCAGTGACGTCGGCTGGACGCACCTCGAGCGACTGGTCGATATCGGCGATCGAATGGCCGGTAGCGACGGCGAACGCGAGGCCGCGGAACTGACCCGCGACGCGCTCGCGGACGCTGGCGCTCGAAACGCCCGTCTCGACAGCTTCGACATTCAGGGGTGGACGCGCGGCGACAGTTCGATCGCGGCCAGCGACGAGGACCTCGACTGCATCTCGCTCCCTCGCAGTCCCGCCGAGCGCGTCGAGGCACCGCTCGTCGACCTCGGCTACGGCCTGCCTGAGGACTTCGAGTCGGCAGCCGTCGAGGGTACCGTCGTGATGGTCCGCAGTGACATCCCGGACTACTACGATCGATACGTCCACCGCCGGGAGAAGTACTACCACGCGGTCGACAACGGCGCGGCCGCGTTCGTCTACCGCAACCACGTCGAGGGCTGTCTGCCGCCGACCGGCAGCGTCGGGACGGCGGACGATCCGATCGGCGCGATTCCGGCCGTCGGCGTCTCGTCGGAGGTCGGGGCGCGGCTGGCACGTCGCCACGAGGGCGACGACGTGACCGTCTCCGTCGAGGCCGACGTCCACCCCGCAGAGAGCCAGAACGTCCACGCCGAGCTCGGACCGGACACCGAGGAGCGCGTGCTGGTCACGAGCCACGTCGACGCCCACGACATCGCGGAAGGCGCGCTCGACAACGGCGCTGGGACGGCCGCGATCGTCGAGATCGCGACCGCGCTCGCGAACCGCGAGGCCGACCTCGACACTCGCGTCGAGTTCGTCGCCTACGGGGCCGAAGAGGTCGGCCTGGTTGGATCGACGCACCACGCCGAGGAAGCCGACCACGAGACGATCACGGCGATCGTCAACAACGACGGCGTCGTTCGGGGTCGAACGCTCGAGGTTACCACCCACGGGTTCGACGGACTCGAGACCGCCGTGGAAACGATCGCGGATCGCTACGACCACCCGATCGAGACGGTGCCCCGACTCGGCCCCCACAGCGACCACTGGCCGTTCGTCCAGTGGGGCGTCCCGGGGTATCACGTCATGTCGACCTCGGACGAGGTCGGTCGCGGCTGGGGACACACCTTCGCCGATACGCTCGACAAACTCGAGAGACGCGACCTTCGCGAGCAGGCGATCCTCCTGACCGACCTCGTCGTCGAACTCGCGGGGTCCGACGTGACGATCGACCACAGAGACCCCGAGTCGATCGCCGCGGACCTCGAGGCCCAGGATCTCGCGGAAGGGATGCGGATCACCGGCGACTGGCCGTACGACGAGTGA
- a CDS encoding NAD(+)/NADH kinase, with product MDSAAWLADDEPVVGVVDPDPEAIDPETDRDAATAIDETLADRPVSIVTGTVEEVLAAAPSVLVTVGETGLTTVARTGTDVPVLPIGSVPGLETVAAADIDAGVASALDGDAIERGRPLLGVGRESGSTSGDRERALFDVTLVTGEPARISEYSVESRGDAVAQFRADGVVVATPAGSYGYASAVDAPRLSPAVDAVAVAPIAPFVTSTRRWVLPEDALALAVERDEGDVRLLADDRAVGTVSPGERVTVVVDGTLSTLVVPEARL from the coding sequence ATGGATTCCGCGGCGTGGCTCGCGGACGACGAGCCAGTCGTCGGCGTCGTCGACCCCGACCCGGAGGCGATCGACCCGGAGACCGACCGTGACGCGGCCACGGCGATCGACGAGACCCTCGCCGATCGACCCGTCTCGATCGTGACGGGGACCGTCGAAGAGGTCCTCGCTGCAGCGCCGTCGGTGCTGGTCACGGTCGGCGAGACCGGACTGACGACCGTCGCTCGAACGGGAACCGACGTCCCCGTCCTCCCGATCGGCTCCGTTCCGGGACTCGAAACGGTGGCCGCCGCCGATATCGACGCCGGCGTGGCGTCGGCCCTCGACGGCGACGCGATCGAACGGGGGCGGCCGCTGCTCGGCGTCGGCCGCGAGTCGGGATCGACGTCGGGCGACCGCGAGCGGGCGCTGTTCGACGTGACGCTCGTCACCGGCGAACCGGCTCGCATCTCGGAGTATAGCGTCGAGAGCCGTGGCGACGCGGTCGCGCAGTTTCGTGCCGACGGGGTCGTCGTCGCGACGCCGGCGGGGAGTTACGGCTACGCCAGCGCGGTCGACGCGCCGCGCCTCTCGCCGGCCGTCGACGCCGTCGCGGTCGCCCCGATCGCCCCCTTCGTCACCTCGACGCGCCGGTGGGTACTCCCCGAGGACGCCCTCGCGCTCGCGGTCGAACGCGACGAGGGCGACGTCCGTCTGCTCGCCGACGACCGCGCCGTCGGAACGGTGTCACCGGGTGAACGCGTCACCGTCGTCGTCGACGGGACGCTCTCGACGCTCGTCGTTCCCGAGGCGAGGCTGTAG